A single region of the Actinoplanes sp. SE50/110 genome encodes:
- a CDS encoding SpoIIE family protein phosphatase has product MVLQWDVIGDTEQSVLADPVRLRSVRRLGEPGPDEAFDRVAMLVRKLVDAPLGVVSLVGAERQHLAGQVGMPEPFASGRSMPLTHSFSRHVVVNGRLVVIPDVRVDLRTRGNPSIEQLGAIAFAGAPITDPDGLVVGALCAADHEPRNWTQSEITLLTELAAVCSSEVCLRIARAAAEDARRAAESAHHQLELLTDLTESLAATMDLDEAMHRLGSLVTARLADWCVITYGDQPRVVAAHRDPTRNADMSRLAELTARSRTDLRTLATAARRPPRRAEGTDLLRGKVSDTEIAELATVAGLGSSVVAPIISPVRRRVVGSVLLVNGPDQAPFTAADERVAAEIGRRAGLAVENSRLYREQRHVAEVLQRSLLTELPDLPGVELHARYLPAQDGAAVGGDWYDAFAQPDGSVMVAVGDVSGHDIEAAATMGQLRNLVRGDAYGRPDEPGALLTQLDQALHGLRVPAAATAVLARVRQSWSGYAISFANAGHPPPLLLLPDGRVQVWWVPPEPLLGLPVPSDRTTTIRYVPPGSTLVLYTDGLVEDRDQLLDDGVARLAERLRESSAFPGDELCARLLEVAPRRTDDIALLLVRLTG; this is encoded by the coding sequence ATGGTGCTGCAGTGGGACGTCATCGGCGACACCGAGCAGAGTGTGCTCGCCGATCCGGTGCGCCTGCGTTCGGTGCGGCGGCTCGGTGAGCCCGGGCCCGACGAGGCGTTCGACCGGGTCGCGATGCTGGTCCGCAAGCTCGTCGACGCGCCGCTCGGAGTGGTCAGCCTGGTCGGCGCCGAGCGTCAGCATCTGGCCGGGCAGGTCGGCATGCCGGAGCCGTTCGCCAGCGGGCGCAGCATGCCGCTGACCCACTCGTTCAGCCGGCACGTCGTCGTCAACGGCCGCCTCGTGGTCATCCCCGATGTCCGCGTCGACCTGCGCACCCGCGGCAACCCGTCGATCGAGCAGCTGGGTGCGATCGCCTTCGCCGGCGCCCCGATCACCGACCCGGACGGCCTGGTCGTCGGCGCCCTGTGCGCGGCCGACCACGAACCCCGGAATTGGACGCAGAGTGAGATCACCCTGCTCACCGAGCTGGCTGCGGTCTGTTCGTCGGAGGTCTGCCTGCGGATCGCCCGGGCCGCCGCCGAGGACGCCCGGCGCGCCGCCGAGTCCGCGCACCACCAGTTGGAGCTGCTCACCGACCTGACCGAGTCACTGGCCGCCACCATGGACCTGGACGAGGCGATGCACCGCCTCGGGAGCCTCGTCACGGCCCGGCTCGCCGACTGGTGTGTGATCACCTATGGTGACCAGCCGCGGGTCGTCGCCGCCCATCGCGACCCGACCCGGAACGCCGACATGTCCCGGCTCGCCGAGCTGACCGCCCGGTCCCGCACCGACCTGCGCACCCTGGCGACCGCGGCCCGCCGCCCACCCCGCCGCGCCGAAGGCACCGACCTGCTCCGCGGCAAGGTCAGCGACACCGAGATCGCCGAGCTCGCCACCGTCGCCGGCCTCGGCTCGTCGGTCGTGGCCCCGATCATCTCCCCGGTCCGCCGCCGCGTCGTCGGCTCCGTCCTGCTGGTCAACGGTCCCGACCAGGCCCCGTTCACCGCCGCCGACGAACGCGTCGCCGCCGAGATCGGCCGCCGCGCCGGGCTGGCCGTCGAGAACAGCCGGCTGTACCGCGAGCAGCGCCACGTCGCCGAGGTCCTGCAGCGCAGCCTGCTCACCGAGCTGCCCGACCTGCCCGGCGTCGAACTGCACGCCCGGTACCTGCCCGCCCAGGACGGCGCCGCGGTCGGCGGCGACTGGTATGACGCGTTCGCCCAGCCGGATGGCAGCGTGATGGTCGCGGTCGGCGACGTCTCCGGCCACGACATCGAAGCCGCCGCCACCATGGGCCAGCTGCGCAACCTGGTCCGCGGCGACGCCTACGGCCGCCCTGACGAGCCGGGCGCCCTGCTCACCCAGCTCGACCAGGCCCTGCACGGCCTGCGCGTGCCGGCCGCCGCCACCGCCGTGCTGGCCCGGGTCCGCCAGTCCTGGTCCGGGTACGCGATCAGCTTCGCCAACGCCGGCCACCCGCCACCGCTGCTCCTGCTGCCCGACGGCCGGGTACAGGTGTGGTGGGTCCCGCCGGAACCACTGCTCGGTCTCCCCGTTCCCAGCGACCGCACCACCACCATCCGTTACGTGCCGCCCGGCTCCACCCTGGTCCTGTACACCGACGGCCTGGTCGAGGACCGCGACCAGCTCCTCGACGACGGCGTCGCCCGCCTGGCCGAACGGCTGCGGGAAAGCTCCGCCTTCCCCGGGGACGAACTGTGCGCCCGGCTGCTGGAGGTCGCCCCGCGCCGCACCGATGACATAGCCCTCCTGCTGGTCCGGCTC